The following are from one region of the Rosistilla carotiformis genome:
- a CDS encoding D-alanyl-D-alanine carboxypeptidase family protein, with product MLPPYFASRALVGTTASLFLCVVAVVASDPVADAPKQSPDPLEGPPFVTCKAWIIADADTGEILAGDNQDDERNPASITKIMTALVVLKLAEKSPEVWEEMITFSERADETPGSSCWLKTGERLPVEELIYGLLLPSGNDASVAIAEHFGPRLAQGKETGYDAFIRTMCETAQQLGMERTRYGNPHGLTEEGHLTTAADMVKLTREAMKYEKFRETVATRRHSTTVQTPDGNDRNVTWNNTNRLLKQEGYLGVKTGTTRAAGACLVSAAQRNERRLIMVVLGSSSSDARYADARNLYRWMWKRLAADSADD from the coding sequence ATGCTACCTCCCTATTTTGCCTCGCGAGCCTTGGTCGGAACGACAGCGTCCCTGTTCCTCTGCGTCGTGGCGGTCGTTGCGAGCGATCCGGTTGCTGACGCTCCGAAACAATCCCCCGATCCACTCGAAGGGCCACCGTTCGTCACTTGCAAAGCGTGGATCATCGCCGATGCCGATACCGGCGAAATCTTGGCGGGCGACAATCAGGACGACGAACGCAATCCCGCCAGCATTACGAAGATCATGACCGCCTTGGTTGTTTTGAAGCTCGCCGAGAAGTCGCCCGAGGTCTGGGAAGAAATGATTACGTTTTCCGAGAGAGCTGATGAGACGCCTGGTTCGTCCTGCTGGCTAAAAACGGGAGAGCGTTTGCCGGTCGAAGAGTTGATCTACGGGCTGCTGCTCCCCTCGGGCAATGATGCATCGGTTGCGATTGCCGAACACTTTGGCCCCAGGTTGGCTCAGGGAAAGGAGACTGGCTACGACGCATTTATCCGAACCATGTGCGAGACGGCTCAGCAACTTGGGATGGAGCGGACGCGCTATGGCAATCCCCATGGGCTCACCGAAGAGGGACATCTCACAACGGCCGCCGACATGGTCAAACTGACCCGCGAGGCGATGAAGTACGAGAAGTTCCGTGAAACCGTGGCGACGCGACGACATTCGACGACCGTACAGACGCCCGATGGGAACGATCGGAACGTCACCTGGAACAACACCAATCGCTTGCTGAAGCAGGAAGGTTATTTGGGGGTGAAGACAGGAACCACCCGCGCCGCGGGAGCGTGTTTGGTTTCGGCGGCTCAACGGAACGAGAGACGCCTTATCATGGTCGTGCTCGGTTCGTCTAGCAGCGATGCACGCTATGCCGATGCACGCAACTTGTACCGCTGGATGTGGAAACGGCTCGCCGCGGATAGTGCGGATGACTGA
- a CDS encoding dipeptidase → MKSIYRVILGMVVPVIGTVIVAAANADEPRESPGMQITEKAREIHAKSIVIDGHNDLPWKIRTDSDSAFQILDIAKSQPQLHTDIPRLKAGGVGAQFWSVWVPVRLGYDGVAFLTTVEQIELVKKMVATYPDHFASATTVADIRRIHGEGKIASLIGVEGGHCIENSISNLNHLFELGARYMTLTHSDSLDWADSSTDKPKANGLSPFGNEVVRRMNQLGMMVDISHVSPGTMHAVLDTSQAPVIFSHSSARAVADSPRNVPDDVLKRIPEKDGVVMVNYFSAFVVPEAVKVYHAGLDYRRELAKDHSPAEVSALYKVWKSKNPMPPGDIDDVLDHIDHLVKVAGWQHVGIGSDFDGISAVPVGLEDVSTYPAITQGLLDRDYTEEQIQGILGENLLRVMEKVEATATELRPTTK, encoded by the coding sequence GTGAAATCCATCTACCGCGTCATTTTGGGAATGGTGGTTCCCGTAATAGGGACGGTGATTGTCGCCGCGGCCAACGCGGATGAGCCTAGGGAGTCGCCGGGGATGCAGATCACAGAAAAGGCAAGGGAAATCCATGCCAAGAGTATCGTGATCGACGGTCACAACGATCTTCCTTGGAAGATACGGACCGACAGCGATTCCGCGTTTCAGATTCTCGACATCGCAAAGTCGCAGCCGCAATTGCACACCGATATCCCGCGTCTGAAAGCAGGCGGGGTGGGAGCCCAGTTTTGGTCGGTTTGGGTGCCGGTCCGACTCGGGTATGACGGGGTGGCATTTTTAACGACGGTCGAACAAATCGAATTGGTCAAAAAGATGGTGGCAACGTATCCCGACCATTTTGCTTCGGCGACAACGGTCGCGGATATCCGCCGGATCCATGGGGAAGGGAAGATCGCGTCGTTGATTGGTGTCGAAGGAGGGCATTGTATCGAGAATTCGATCAGTAATTTGAATCATCTGTTTGAACTCGGAGCCCGTTACATGACGCTGACCCATTCGGACAGCCTCGATTGGGCTGACTCTTCGACCGACAAGCCGAAGGCAAATGGTTTAAGTCCATTCGGCAATGAGGTCGTTCGGCGGATGAATCAGTTAGGAATGATGGTCGATATCTCGCATGTCTCGCCAGGAACGATGCATGCAGTACTCGATACAAGCCAAGCACCCGTGATCTTTTCTCATTCATCGGCTCGCGCCGTCGCCGATTCTCCACGCAACGTTCCGGACGATGTGTTGAAACGAATCCCTGAAAAGGATGGCGTCGTGATGGTCAACTACTTCTCAGCCTTTGTTGTTCCCGAAGCGGTTAAAGTCTATCACGCGGGTTTGGATTACCGTCGTGAGTTGGCGAAAGATCACAGTCCGGCCGAAGTTTCGGCATTGTATAAGGTATGGAAAAGCAAGAACCCCATGCCGCCGGGTGATATCGATGATGTGTTGGATCACATCGACCACCTCGTCAAGGTCGCCGGTTGGCAACATGTTGGGATTGGGTCTGATTTTGATGGGATCAGTGCGGTACCCGTTGGTTTGGAAGACGTCAGCACCTACCCTGCCATCACGCAGGGACTGCTCGATCGCGATTACACCGAGGAACAGATCCAGGGGATCCTGGGAGAGAATCTGCTTCGAGTGATGGAAAAAGTGGAAGCGACGGCGACAGAGCTGCGGCCGACAACGAAGTAA
- a CDS encoding alpha/beta hydrolase family protein has translation MTRPHLPKRRLVNSRTIATAVWMFALVMPALGQKLDIEKESVIRSGRADGRHLSTRGFQQYLLRNAQPKLAFDPEFTSDEFAQWQSQVRGKLLELMNFPELVAQPESRRLWIRKREGYVLQKWELYPEPGSVVPFLVLVPNSATPANPAPAIMCIPGSSGTKENLAGEPPLGPAFKPDDRNHDGWLHAQRNQQAVQYARAGFVAVAVDHPGTGELSDLARYRGTTMDDRNTISRYLIDMGRSFIALSVFQKLQILEWLRDQPHVDVDRIAVSGHSLGTEAVLALAVLDPQIQAIVWNDYLAATMERAKASTKPNHRGLRPGANWLGHSVPGLWQWFDYPDLVAAIAPRPLIVTEGGPTHSLNLVRKAYQIAGAADNVSIHYYPQYHDPAKRRDGKPIPEGLSSTEWLDYANVHAAHHYFKGYLAVPWLTGQFQLPDPGEVYPPAPPEAAQTLLK, from the coding sequence ATGACAAGGCCCCATTTGCCTAAGCGACGGCTCGTCAACTCTCGAACCATCGCCACTGCGGTGTGGATGTTTGCACTGGTTATGCCCGCGTTGGGGCAGAAGTTGGACATCGAGAAAGAGAGCGTTATACGGAGCGGACGCGCTGACGGGCGTCATTTGAGTACACGTGGATTTCAGCAGTATCTCTTACGGAACGCGCAGCCCAAACTGGCATTCGACCCGGAGTTCACATCGGATGAATTCGCGCAGTGGCAGTCGCAGGTGCGGGGCAAGTTGTTGGAACTGATGAATTTCCCGGAACTGGTCGCTCAGCCCGAATCACGCCGGCTTTGGATTCGAAAACGGGAAGGGTATGTGCTGCAGAAATGGGAACTCTATCCCGAACCGGGCAGCGTTGTTCCCTTTCTCGTGCTGGTTCCCAACAGCGCGACACCCGCAAATCCGGCACCGGCGATCATGTGCATCCCCGGTTCATCGGGGACCAAAGAGAATCTGGCGGGCGAGCCGCCGCTGGGGCCGGCATTTAAGCCGGATGACCGCAATCATGATGGCTGGCTTCACGCGCAGCGTAATCAGCAGGCGGTGCAATATGCCCGCGCGGGTTTTGTCGCGGTGGCGGTCGATCATCCAGGAACCGGAGAACTGTCGGACCTGGCCCGGTATCGTGGCACCACGATGGACGATCGCAATACAATTTCTCGCTACCTGATCGACATGGGGCGCAGCTTTATCGCCCTCTCTGTGTTCCAGAAACTTCAGATCCTGGAGTGGTTGCGCGATCAACCGCACGTCGACGTCGATCGCATCGCCGTCAGTGGTCATTCGCTTGGAACAGAGGCTGTGCTGGCGCTGGCCGTGCTCGACCCGCAGATCCAAGCCATCGTGTGGAACGATTATCTTGCCGCCACGATGGAACGGGCGAAAGCCAGCACCAAACCGAACCACCGTGGGCTCAGGCCCGGTGCGAACTGGTTAGGCCACTCCGTTCCGGGACTGTGGCAGTGGTTCGACTATCCCGACTTGGTCGCCGCCATCGCGCCCCGTCCGCTGATCGTGACCGAAGGGGGACCGACCCATTCGCTGAACCTTGTGCGCAAGGCGTATCAGATCGCCGGAGCTGCGGATAATGTTTCGATCCACTACTACCCGCAATACCATGATCCGGCCAAACGACGCGATGGCAAGCCGATCCCCGAAGGCCTGAGTTCAACCGAATGGTTGGACTACGCCAACGTGCATGCCGCGCACCACTACTTCAAGGGGTACCTTGCGGTTCCGTGGTTGACGGGGCAGTTTCAGCTGCCGGATCCCGGGGAAGTCTATCCGCCGGCACCGCCCGAGGCGGCGCAAACGCTGCTGAAGTGA
- a CDS encoding amidohydrolase family protein, producing MIDRLGYEKQRLPNRREAMGVIAAGLAVSTSLSVAHGASDTSMVVDAHLHCFAGPDDARFPYHPNAPYRPGRAATPEFLLERMNGAGVDRAIVVHPEPYQDDHRYLEHCIEVGKGRLKGTCLFFADQPNSLRRLPQFLRQHEEHIVATRLHAYAPGRMPPWDTPELDRLWSIATDAGVAMQIHLEPRYAERLDPYLRRYRETRVIIDHLGRPMQGTPEEHAVVLRWSELPNTVMKLAAMPDQNKYPHRDVKPVVRRLAELWGAERLIYGGGFNAETTDASYRQYRQQIAQMLPAFSDEDRSKVFGGNAARLFGFHL from the coding sequence ATGATCGATCGTTTGGGTTATGAAAAACAACGCCTACCAAATCGGCGAGAAGCGATGGGCGTCATCGCCGCCGGGCTTGCCGTTTCGACGTCCTTGTCGGTAGCACACGGTGCCAGCGATACGTCGATGGTGGTCGATGCCCATCTTCACTGTTTCGCGGGACCGGATGATGCGCGTTTTCCGTATCACCCAAATGCGCCTTATCGGCCTGGACGAGCGGCAACGCCCGAGTTTCTACTGGAGCGGATGAACGGTGCGGGGGTGGATCGCGCGATTGTCGTTCATCCCGAACCCTACCAGGATGACCATCGCTACTTGGAACACTGTATCGAAGTCGGCAAAGGACGTTTGAAGGGGACCTGCCTCTTCTTTGCAGACCAACCAAATTCGCTACGTCGCCTGCCGCAATTTTTGCGGCAGCACGAGGAGCATATCGTTGCGACTCGTCTGCACGCTTACGCGCCGGGTCGTATGCCCCCGTGGGACACTCCGGAGCTTGATCGGTTGTGGTCGATCGCTACCGATGCGGGTGTCGCAATGCAGATCCACTTGGAACCTCGTTATGCAGAACGGCTGGATCCCTATCTCCGTCGCTACCGAGAGACTCGAGTCATCATTGACCACCTGGGCCGACCGATGCAGGGGACGCCAGAGGAACACGCGGTGGTGCTGCGTTGGTCGGAGTTACCGAACACGGTGATGAAGTTAGCGGCGATGCCAGACCAGAATAAATATCCGCACCGGGATGTGAAGCCGGTGGTGCGTCGGCTAGCCGAATTATGGGGCGCTGAGCGACTGATCTACGGAGGAGGATTTAACGCCGAGACAACGGACGCGTCCTACCGACAGTACCGGCAACAGATCGCCCAAATGCTTCCCGCGTTCAGCGACGAGGACCGGAGCAAGGTCTTCGGAGGAAACGCCGCGCGGCTCTTCGGGTTTCATTTATAA
- a CDS encoding VOC family protein, with protein MTKMIFVNLPVADLKASMAFYDALGFKNNPQFSDEATACMVWSETIYVMLLTHHKWRTFTSRPIPSADSSEVMLALSCDDREAVDKLNEVAATHGGTADINPKQDLGFMYNRNLADLDGHVWEMFWMDPSAMQT; from the coding sequence ATGACAAAAATGATCTTCGTCAACTTACCTGTCGCTGACCTGAAGGCATCCATGGCCTTCTACGACGCGCTGGGATTTAAGAACAACCCGCAATTTTCTGACGAAGCGACTGCCTGCATGGTGTGGAGCGAGACGATCTACGTCATGCTGCTGACTCACCATAAGTGGCGGACATTCACGAGTCGCCCAATTCCTTCGGCAGATTCAAGCGAAGTGATGCTGGCACTGTCCTGTGATGATCGAGAAGCGGTCGACAAACTGAACGAGGTCGCTGCCACACACGGTGGCACCGCCGACATCAATCCGAAGCAGGATTTAGGGTTCATGTACAACCGAAACCTCGCCGATCTGGATGGCCACGTCTGGGAAATGTTTTGGATGGACCCCAGCGCCATGCAAACGTAA
- a CDS encoding SRPBCC family protein, producing MPDLPNTIHLHRVLRAPPERVYKAFLDPEALCRWLPPYGFLGKIDRIVPRVGGSYHMNFTHFKKGFSTSFESTFVELIPGKRIRIADKFDDPNLAGDMTKTITLRTLSCGTEIEIVHEGLPTAIPVERCYLGWQESLIQLANLVELEMPEDA from the coding sequence ATGCCCGATTTACCAAACACCATCCATCTTCATCGCGTGCTGCGTGCTCCTCCTGAACGTGTGTACAAAGCCTTTCTTGATCCGGAAGCCTTGTGCCGGTGGCTGCCACCGTATGGCTTTCTAGGGAAAATCGACCGAATCGTCCCGCGAGTGGGCGGCAGTTACCACATGAATTTCACCCATTTCAAAAAGGGTTTCAGCACCTCGTTTGAAAGCACTTTTGTTGAATTGATTCCAGGCAAGCGGATTCGCATCGCTGACAAGTTCGATGATCCCAATCTGGCCGGCGACATGACGAAGACCATTACCTTGAGAACTTTAAGTTGCGGCACCGAAATTGAAATCGTTCACGAAGGTCTGCCGACAGCGATTCCTGTAGAAAGGTGTTACCTCGGCTGGCAGGAGTCGCTTATTCAACTTGCAAACCTTGTCGAGCTGGAGATGCCCGAGGATGCTTGA